From a region of the Actinopolymorpha singaporensis genome:
- a CDS encoding PQQ-dependent sugar dehydrogenase, whose protein sequence is MTSSRTPYPALRAVLVIVALCTATACGLTGSGSGDTDGAGGPDRRATPTRSASPTPGTPTPSTTTATPSATTTSPTPSARATPPSLTRRATPRPTASRRPAARPAGPARPVVAGTIAKGLTTPWDLAFLPDGSALLSERDTARVDRVTPGGKVGTVGRVPGVVHEGEGGLLGLALSPHYSRDHLLYAYITTRTDNRVVRMTYDGTGLGPPEAVFTGIPRGPQHHNGGRLRFGPDGYLYVPTGDGEQRARAQNRSSLGGKILRITANGKPAPGNPFGTAVWTYGHRNVEGLVFDPQGRLWASEFGDKAADELNRIRAGGNYGWPVLEGRGGARRGYVDPLAQWPTDDASPSGLTYADGSMWLASLRGERLWRVPVAGGRVTGASKAFLVGTYGRLRHVARAPDGSLWLLTNNTDGRVSPRPGDDRILRLRLTR, encoded by the coding sequence ATGACCAGCTCCCGAACCCCGTACCCGGCGCTCCGTGCGGTCCTGGTGATCGTCGCGCTGTGCACGGCCACCGCCTGCGGGCTGACCGGCTCAGGCTCCGGTGACACCGACGGTGCCGGCGGACCGGACCGGAGGGCCACACCGACCAGGAGCGCCTCGCCGACTCCCGGCACGCCGACGCCGAGCACGACCACGGCCACGCCGTCGGCCACCACCACGTCGCCGACGCCGTCCGCCCGGGCCACCCCGCCCTCTCTTACCCGGCGGGCCACACCACGGCCGACCGCTTCCCGCAGGCCCGCCGCACGCCCGGCCGGCCCCGCCCGTCCCGTCGTCGCCGGCACCATCGCGAAGGGGCTCACCACACCGTGGGACCTCGCCTTCCTGCCCGACGGGTCCGCCCTGCTGTCCGAACGCGACACCGCGCGAGTGGACCGGGTGACCCCGGGAGGGAAGGTCGGCACCGTCGGGCGGGTACCCGGCGTGGTGCACGAGGGCGAGGGCGGGCTGCTCGGCCTGGCGCTGTCGCCGCACTACTCCCGGGACCATCTGCTGTACGCGTACATCACCACCCGTACCGACAACCGGGTCGTACGCATGACCTACGACGGCACCGGGCTCGGCCCACCGGAGGCGGTCTTCACCGGGATCCCGCGCGGGCCGCAGCACCACAACGGCGGGCGGCTGCGGTTCGGTCCGGACGGCTACCTCTACGTACCCACCGGCGACGGTGAACAGCGCGCCCGGGCCCAGAACCGCTCCTCCCTCGGCGGCAAGATCCTCCGCATCACCGCGAACGGGAAACCCGCGCCGGGCAACCCGTTCGGCACCGCGGTCTGGACCTACGGCCACCGCAACGTCGAGGGCCTGGTCTTCGACCCGCAGGGCCGGTTGTGGGCGAGTGAGTTCGGCGACAAGGCGGCGGACGAGCTCAACCGGATCCGGGCCGGCGGCAACTACGGCTGGCCGGTGCTGGAGGGGCGCGGCGGCGCGAGACGCGGGTACGTCGACCCGCTGGCGCAGTGGCCCACCGACGACGCGTCACCGTCCGGGCTCACCTACGCCGACGGGTCGATGTGGCTGGCGTCGCTGCGCGGTGAACGCCTGTGGCGGGTGCCGGTCGCCGGAGGCCGCGTGACGGGAGCGTCGAAGGCGTTCCTCGTCGGTACGTACGGACGGCTCCGGCACGTCGCCCGGGCACCGGACGGGTCGTTGTGGCTGCTCACGAACAACACCGACGGGCGGGTCTCCCCGCGACCGGGCGACGACCGGATCCTCCGGCTGCGGTTGACGAGGTAG
- the gatC gene encoding Asp-tRNA(Asn)/Glu-tRNA(Gln) amidotransferase subunit GatC, producing MPAITREEVAHLARLARIDLTDDELDHYAGQLGVILESVAQVGEVAAQDIPPTSHPVPLTNVFRADELRPGLTAEEALSGAPVVDGEPAVEESRFRVPRILGEEA from the coding sequence GTGCCTGCGATCACCCGCGAGGAGGTCGCGCACCTAGCGCGCCTCGCTCGGATCGACCTGACCGACGACGAACTCGACCACTACGCCGGCCAGCTGGGCGTCATCCTCGAGTCGGTCGCCCAGGTCGGCGAGGTGGCCGCCCAGGACATTCCGCCCACCTCCCACCCGGTGCCGCTCACCAACGTCTTCCGCGCCGACGAGCTGCGCCCGGGGCTGACCGCCGAGGAGGCGCTGTCCGGCGCTCCCGTCGTCGACGGTGAGCCCGCGGTCGAGGAGAGCCGTTTCCGCGTTCCCCGCATTCTCGGTGAGGAGGCCTGA
- the gatA gene encoding Asp-tRNA(Asn)/Glu-tRNA(Gln) amidotransferase subunit GatA: MSDSDLTRLTAARLAELISTGEASAVEVAQAHLDRIGKVDDRIHAFLHLDTEGALAAARQVDDRRAAGGTLGPLAGVPLALKDVLTMKGVPTTCGSRILEGWRPPYDSTVVRRLRDAGVVVLGKTNMDEFAMGSSTENSAFGPTRNPWDTDRIPGGSGGGSSASLAAFEAPLAIGTDTGGSIRQPGSVTGTVGVKPTYGGVSRYGLVAFSSSLDQAGPCARTVLDAALLHSVIAGHDQLDSTSIDRPVPPVVDAARNPDVRGLRIGVVKELGGAGFQPGVEQRFREAVDLLSDLGAEVVEVSCPHFTYGLAAYYLIAPSEASSNLARFDGMRYGLRAGDDGRHSAEEVMALTREAGFGAEVKRRIMIGTYALSSGYYEAYYGQAQKVRTLITRDFERAYEQVDVLVSPTTPTTAFRIGERVDDPLAMYAADLCTIPANLAGNAAASFPAGRSPDDGLPVGLHVMAPAMADDRLYRVGAAVEQEFERRWGHPLLAEVPEL, from the coding sequence ATGAGCGACAGCGACCTGACCAGGCTCACCGCCGCCCGCCTCGCCGAGCTGATCAGCACCGGCGAGGCCTCCGCGGTGGAGGTCGCCCAGGCCCACCTGGACCGGATCGGCAAGGTCGACGACCGGATCCACGCGTTCCTCCACCTCGACACCGAGGGCGCGCTGGCCGCCGCCCGTCAGGTGGACGACCGGCGTGCGGCCGGCGGCACGCTCGGCCCGCTGGCCGGTGTCCCGCTCGCCCTCAAGGACGTCCTCACCATGAAGGGCGTGCCCACCACGTGCGGCTCGCGGATCCTCGAGGGCTGGCGGCCGCCGTACGACTCGACCGTCGTCCGCCGGCTGCGCGACGCCGGCGTCGTCGTCCTGGGCAAGACCAACATGGACGAGTTCGCGATGGGCTCCTCCACGGAGAACTCCGCCTTCGGGCCGACCCGCAACCCGTGGGACACCGACCGGATCCCCGGCGGCTCCGGCGGCGGCTCGTCGGCCTCGCTGGCCGCGTTCGAGGCGCCGCTGGCGATCGGCACCGACACCGGCGGCTCGATCCGCCAGCCGGGCTCGGTGACCGGCACGGTCGGGGTGAAGCCCACCTACGGCGGGGTGTCCCGCTACGGCCTGGTGGCCTTCTCCTCCAGCCTGGACCAGGCCGGCCCGTGTGCCCGCACGGTGCTCGACGCCGCCCTGCTGCACAGCGTGATCGCCGGCCATGACCAGCTGGACTCCACCTCGATCGACAGGCCCGTTCCGCCGGTGGTGGACGCCGCCCGCAACCCCGACGTGCGCGGCCTGCGGATCGGCGTGGTGAAGGAGCTCGGCGGCGCCGGCTTCCAGCCCGGGGTGGAGCAGCGCTTCCGCGAGGCGGTCGACCTGCTCTCCGACCTGGGCGCTGAGGTGGTGGAGGTCTCCTGCCCGCACTTCACCTACGGGCTGGCCGCCTACTACCTCATCGCACCGAGCGAGGCGTCCAGCAACCTCGCCCGCTTCGACGGCATGCGCTACGGCCTGCGCGCCGGGGACGACGGCCGGCACAGCGCCGAGGAGGTGATGGCGCTGACCCGCGAGGCCGGATTCGGTGCCGAGGTCAAGCGACGCATCATGATCGGCACGTACGCCCTGTCCAGCGGCTACTACGAGGCCTACTACGGCCAGGCACAGAAGGTCCGCACGCTCATCACCCGCGACTTCGAGCGGGCGTACGAGCAGGTCGACGTGCTGGTGTCGCCGACCACGCCCACCACAGCGTTCCGCATCGGCGAGCGGGTGGACGACCCGCTGGCGATGTACGCCGCCGACCTGTGCACCATCCCGGCCAACCTGGCCGGCAACGCCGCCGCGTCCTTCCCGGCCGGCCGTTCGCCCGACGACGGGCTGCCGGTGGGGCTGCACGTGATGGCGCCGGCGATGGCCGACGACCGGCTCTACCGCGTGGGCGCCGCCGTGGAGCAGGAGTTCGAGCGTCGCTGGGGTCACCCGCTGCTGGCGGAGGTGCCGGAGCTGTGA
- a CDS encoding ACT domain-containing protein, whose translation MSSVYLLRIALPDQPGGLGEVASALGKAGADIVAVDVVSRGADGTAIDDFVVELPLGGRADSLVSACLSVPGVRVIWLSRYAAGGTLRHDLEVVESMTEQPAEAERILVRHAPVVFRADWAFLVCQDGNSGKAVVEESTPAAPDLPGDDAPWLPLERPLRLAVPAEWDNQGWRHITAAATPMGNPNRALVIGRSGGPEILDSELARLAHLAALTQTVRQALSQS comes from the coding sequence ATGAGCAGCGTGTACCTGCTGCGCATCGCGCTCCCCGACCAGCCCGGCGGGCTCGGCGAGGTCGCCTCGGCCCTGGGCAAGGCCGGCGCCGACATCGTTGCCGTGGACGTGGTGTCCCGGGGCGCCGACGGCACCGCGATCGACGACTTCGTGGTGGAGCTTCCCCTCGGCGGCCGGGCCGACTCCCTGGTGTCGGCCTGCCTGTCGGTGCCCGGCGTCCGGGTGATCTGGCTGTCGCGGTACGCCGCCGGCGGAACGCTGCGTCACGACCTCGAGGTGGTCGAGTCGATGACCGAGCAGCCGGCCGAGGCCGAGCGGATACTCGTGCGGCACGCGCCGGTGGTGTTCCGCGCCGACTGGGCGTTCCTGGTGTGCCAGGACGGGAACTCCGGCAAGGCGGTGGTGGAGGAGTCCACACCGGCCGCCCCCGACCTGCCCGGCGACGACGCGCCCTGGCTGCCGCTGGAACGCCCGTTGCGGCTGGCGGTGCCGGCCGAGTGGGACAACCAGGGGTGGCGTCACATCACCGCTGCGGCCACCCCGATGGGCAACCCGAACCGGGCGCTGGTGATCGGGCGGTCCGGTGGGCCGGAGATCCTCGACTCCGAACTCGCCCGGCTCGCCCACCTGGCGGCACTCACCCAGACGGTTCGGCAGGCGCTCTCCCAGAGCTGA
- the gatB gene encoding Asp-tRNA(Asn)/Glu-tRNA(Gln) amidotransferase subunit GatB, producing the protein MTVTTDLMSYDEALELFDPVMGLEVHVELNTATKMFCGCPTEFGAPPNTQVCPVCLGLPGSLPVVNGRAVESAIRIGLALGCDIAPWCRFARKNYFYPDMPKDFQTSQYDEPIATNGVVEVEVEGQIFRVEIERAHMEEDTGKSSHVGVSGRIHGADYSIVDYNRAGIPLIEIVTKPIEGAGRLAPQVARAYVAQLRDLLRALGVSDVRMEQGSLRCDANVSLRRQGETAYGLRTETKNVNSLRSVERALTYEICRQAAILAGGGKVTQETRHWHEDTGVTTSGRSKEEAEDYRYFPEPDLVPIAPSKEWVEELRGSLPEPPSQHRRRLFEAWGFTEMEFRDILGAGALHLVEATVEAGTTPAAARKWWLGELARRAKDTEVELEALPITPAQVAGVQALVDAGTVNDKLAREVIDGVLAGEGTPEEVVDKRGLAVVSDDSALGAAVDRAIEANPDVAEKIRGGKVAAAGALIGAVMKEMRGQADAGRVRELILQRLGQ; encoded by the coding sequence ATGACCGTCACCACCGACCTGATGTCCTACGACGAGGCTCTGGAGCTCTTCGACCCGGTGATGGGTCTGGAGGTGCACGTCGAGCTGAACACCGCCACCAAGATGTTCTGCGGGTGCCCGACGGAGTTCGGCGCGCCCCCCAACACCCAGGTGTGCCCGGTCTGCCTCGGCCTGCCGGGCTCGCTGCCGGTGGTGAACGGCCGCGCGGTCGAGTCGGCGATCCGGATCGGGCTGGCCCTGGGCTGCGACATCGCGCCCTGGTGCCGGTTCGCGCGGAAGAACTACTTCTACCCGGACATGCCGAAGGACTTCCAGACCAGCCAGTACGACGAGCCGATCGCCACCAACGGTGTCGTCGAGGTGGAGGTCGAGGGACAGATCTTCCGGGTGGAGATCGAGCGCGCCCACATGGAGGAGGACACCGGCAAGTCCTCCCACGTCGGGGTCAGCGGCCGCATCCACGGCGCCGACTACTCCATCGTCGACTACAACCGCGCCGGCATTCCCCTGATCGAGATCGTCACCAAGCCGATCGAGGGCGCCGGCCGGCTGGCACCACAGGTGGCCCGGGCCTACGTCGCGCAGTTGCGGGACCTGCTGCGGGCGCTCGGCGTGTCCGACGTCCGGATGGAGCAGGGGTCGCTACGTTGCGACGCCAACGTCTCCCTGCGCCGGCAGGGCGAGACTGCGTACGGCCTGCGTACCGAGACCAAGAACGTCAACTCGCTGCGGTCGGTCGAACGTGCCCTGACGTACGAGATCTGCCGGCAGGCCGCAATCCTCGCCGGCGGCGGCAAGGTCACCCAGGAGACCCGGCACTGGCACGAGGACACCGGCGTCACCACGTCCGGCCGGTCCAAGGAGGAGGCGGAGGACTACCGCTACTTCCCCGAGCCCGACCTGGTGCCGATCGCCCCGTCGAAGGAGTGGGTCGAGGAGCTGCGCGGGTCCCTGCCGGAGCCGCCGAGTCAGCACCGGCGCCGGCTGTTCGAGGCGTGGGGCTTCACCGAGATGGAGTTCCGCGACATCCTCGGCGCGGGCGCGCTGCACCTGGTCGAGGCGACCGTGGAGGCCGGAACCACGCCGGCGGCGGCCCGCAAGTGGTGGCTGGGTGAGCTCGCCCGCCGGGCCAAGGACACCGAGGTCGAGCTGGAGGCGCTGCCGATCACGCCCGCCCAGGTCGCCGGCGTGCAGGCCCTGGTCGATGCCGGCACTGTCAACGACAAGTTGGCACGGGAGGTCATCGACGGCGTGCTCGCCGGCGAGGGCACCCCGGAGGAGGTCGTCGACAAGCGTGGGCTCGCGGTCGTCAGCGACGACTCGGCGCTCGGCGCCGCGGTCGACCGGGCGATCGAGGCCAACCCCGACGTCGCGGAGAAGATCCGTGGCGGGAAGGTGGCCGCGGCCGGCGCACTGATCGGCGCGGTGATGAAGGAGATGCGCGGACAGGCCGACGCGGGCCGCGTTCGTGAGCTGATCCTGCAGCGCCTCGGGCAGTGA
- a CDS encoding N-acyl-D-amino-acid deacylase family protein, which translates to MYDVVLAGGTVLDGTGAPGVVADVAVEDGRIAFVGRVPRTRARRRLDVTGAVVCPGFVDLHSHADFTVFGAPGALTQVAQGVTTLVTGNCGFSPFPVVSGHEDELRAHAGFLDADLPWDWSGAGEYAAAVERLPLGVNLALQVGHGAVRVGAMGVADRAPTPAELDRMRALVSAAVDDGVVGLSSGLIYAPASYARAEEMAAVAEPVAAAGRLYSTHIRDEGDRLDDAVEEALEVGRRTGVRVQVSHLKAVGPANWGRVGRVLETLAQARRDGVDAHGDQYPYTASSTTLTARLPGWAMDGGVAALRERLERAEDRDRLVADLTARTGTTFLPERIVLSDTPDGPYRAHLGSDLATIARAVGRTPAETAVDLLRRQRGVASIISHGMAEDDVRTILADPAVAVASDGWILDCTGAGTPHPRSFGTFARVLGHYVRDGVLDLPTAVAKMTSLPAARLGWRDRGVVRPGAVADLAVFDPDEVADPSSYDAPWQLARGVSYTLVAGTPVWENGAATGAAAGRVVGGRR; encoded by the coding sequence ATGTACGACGTGGTGCTCGCCGGCGGAACCGTCCTCGACGGGACGGGTGCGCCCGGCGTCGTTGCCGACGTGGCCGTCGAGGACGGCCGGATCGCCTTCGTGGGCAGGGTGCCCAGGACGCGGGCGAGGCGCCGGCTCGACGTGACGGGTGCGGTGGTCTGCCCCGGGTTCGTGGACCTGCACTCCCACGCGGACTTCACCGTGTTCGGCGCCCCGGGCGCGCTCACCCAGGTCGCCCAGGGCGTCACCACCCTGGTCACCGGAAACTGCGGCTTCTCGCCGTTCCCGGTCGTGTCCGGGCACGAGGACGAGCTGCGCGCGCACGCCGGCTTCCTGGACGCGGACCTGCCGTGGGACTGGTCGGGGGCGGGGGAGTACGCCGCGGCGGTGGAACGCCTTCCGCTCGGCGTCAACCTCGCCTTGCAGGTCGGCCACGGCGCCGTCCGCGTCGGCGCCATGGGCGTGGCAGACCGGGCACCCACGCCCGCCGAGCTGGACCGGATGCGGGCGCTGGTGTCGGCGGCGGTGGACGACGGTGTCGTGGGGTTGTCCAGCGGGCTGATCTACGCTCCCGCGTCGTACGCCAGGGCGGAGGAGATGGCCGCGGTGGCCGAGCCGGTGGCTGCCGCCGGGCGGCTCTACTCCACCCACATCCGCGACGAGGGGGATCGGCTGGACGACGCCGTGGAGGAGGCGCTGGAGGTCGGCCGGCGTACCGGCGTACGCGTGCAGGTCTCGCACCTGAAGGCTGTCGGCCCGGCGAACTGGGGCCGGGTGGGGAGAGTCCTGGAGACCCTCGCGCAGGCCAGGCGCGACGGTGTGGACGCGCACGGCGACCAGTACCCCTACACCGCGTCGAGCACCACGCTCACCGCCCGGCTGCCCGGTTGGGCGATGGACGGCGGGGTGGCGGCACTGCGGGAGCGGCTGGAGCGCGCGGAGGATCGCGACCGGCTGGTCGCCGACCTCACCGCGCGTACGGGAACGACCTTCCTGCCCGAGCGGATCGTACTGTCCGACACCCCGGACGGCCCCTACCGCGCACACCTCGGCAGCGACCTCGCCACCATCGCCCGGGCAGTCGGCCGGACGCCGGCGGAGACGGCCGTGGACCTGCTGCGCCGCCAGCGCGGGGTGGCCTCGATCATCAGCCACGGGATGGCCGAGGACGACGTCCGCACGATCCTCGCCGACCCGGCGGTCGCGGTCGCCAGCGACGGCTGGATCCTCGACTGCACGGGCGCCGGTACGCCGCACCCGCGCAGCTTCGGCACGTTCGCGCGGGTGCTCGGCCACTACGTGCGGGACGGTGTGCTCGACCTGCCCACCGCCGTTGCGAAGATGACCTCGCTGCCGGCCGCCCGGCTGGGCTGGCGCGACCGCGGCGTGGTGCGCCCCGGCGCGGTCGCCGACCTCGCGGTGTTCGACCCCGACGAGGTGGCCGACCCCTCCTCCTACGACGCACCGTGGCAGCTCGCGCGCGGAGTGTCGTACACCCTCGTGGCCGGTACGCCGGTGTGGGAGAACGGCGCCGCGACCGGTGCCGCTGCGGGCCGGGTTGTCGGCGGGCGGCGGTAG
- the ligA gene encoding NAD-dependent DNA ligase LigA — translation MAKSASKSAKTKVAGVPAEALDRHSVLSQEIEEHNYRYYVLDRPTASDAEYDALMRELKALEEAHPELRTPESPTQRVSGTWSTDFEPVEHLERLLSLDNAFALEELRAWAARVEREIGTEAEYLCELKIDGLAIDVVYERGRLVRAATRGDGRVGEDVTLNVRTIDSIPHRLAKADAPTPEVLEVRGEVYFRVRDFEELNAALVEAGKPPFANPRNSAAGSLRQKDPRVTARRRLHFTAHGIGRTEGWQPQRLSEAYATLAAWGIPVSDHVGVRRTLEEVDAYARDYGERRHSLDHEIDGVVVKVDQISLQRQLGSTSRAPRWAIAFKFPPEEVNAKLIDIRVNVGRTGRVTPYGVMEPTKVAGSTVEYATLHNASEVRRKGVLIGDTVVLRKAGDVIPEIVGPVADLRDGSEREFEMPVRCPECGTELRPEKESDADQRCPNTKACPAQLRERLFHLGGRGAFDIEVLGYQSATALLDGGLIADEGDLFALTAEQLKGSDFFTTKSGALSANAKRLLDNLEAARTRPLWRVLVALSIRHVGPTAAQALARTFGDLDRIAAADEEELAAVEGVGPTIAASVVEWFSVDWHREIVEKWRAAGVRFREEIVDQGPRPLDGVTVVVTGSLEGFSRDEASEAIQTQGGKASSSVSKKTAFVVAGDNPGSKFDKARDLGVPILDEEGFRVLLAEGPDAARERALPGQQE, via the coding sequence ATGGCGAAGAGCGCGTCGAAGTCGGCGAAGACCAAGGTCGCGGGCGTCCCCGCCGAGGCGCTGGACCGGCACTCGGTGCTGTCCCAGGAGATCGAGGAGCACAACTACCGCTACTACGTGCTCGACCGGCCGACGGCCTCCGACGCGGAGTACGACGCGCTCATGCGGGAGCTGAAGGCGCTCGAGGAGGCCCATCCGGAGCTGCGCACCCCGGAGTCCCCCACCCAGCGGGTCAGCGGCACCTGGTCGACCGACTTCGAGCCCGTCGAGCACCTCGAACGCCTGTTGTCGCTGGACAACGCGTTCGCGCTGGAGGAGCTGCGGGCCTGGGCGGCGCGGGTCGAGCGCGAGATCGGCACCGAGGCCGAATACCTCTGCGAGCTGAAGATCGACGGCCTCGCCATCGACGTGGTCTACGAGCGGGGCCGGCTGGTGCGCGCGGCCACCCGCGGCGACGGCCGGGTCGGGGAGGACGTCACGCTCAACGTCCGCACCATCGACAGCATCCCGCACCGGCTGGCCAAGGCCGACGCACCCACGCCCGAGGTGCTGGAGGTGCGCGGCGAGGTCTACTTCCGGGTGCGCGACTTCGAGGAGCTCAACGCCGCCCTGGTGGAGGCGGGCAAACCGCCGTTCGCCAACCCGCGCAACTCCGCGGCCGGATCGCTGCGCCAGAAGGACCCCCGGGTCACCGCTCGCCGCCGGCTGCACTTCACCGCCCACGGAATCGGCCGCACCGAGGGCTGGCAGCCACAGCGGCTGTCGGAGGCCTACGCCACCCTCGCGGCGTGGGGCATCCCGGTCAGCGACCACGTGGGCGTCCGCCGCACCCTGGAGGAGGTGGACGCCTACGCCCGGGACTACGGCGAGCGCCGCCACTCCCTCGACCACGAGATCGACGGCGTGGTGGTGAAGGTCGACCAGATCTCGCTGCAGCGCCAGCTCGGCTCCACCTCGCGCGCGCCGCGGTGGGCGATCGCGTTCAAGTTCCCGCCGGAGGAGGTCAACGCCAAGCTGATCGACATCCGGGTCAACGTCGGCCGGACCGGGCGGGTCACCCCCTACGGCGTGATGGAGCCGACGAAGGTCGCCGGCTCCACGGTGGAGTACGCCACGCTGCACAACGCCTCGGAGGTACGCCGCAAGGGCGTCCTGATCGGCGACACCGTGGTGCTGCGCAAGGCCGGTGACGTGATCCCGGAGATCGTCGGTCCGGTCGCCGACCTGCGCGACGGCTCCGAGCGGGAGTTCGAGATGCCCGTCCGGTGCCCGGAGTGCGGCACCGAGCTGCGTCCGGAGAAGGAGAGCGACGCCGACCAGCGCTGCCCCAACACGAAGGCCTGCCCGGCCCAGCTGCGGGAGCGGCTGTTCCACCTGGGTGGCCGGGGCGCGTTCGACATCGAGGTGCTCGGCTACCAGTCCGCCACCGCCCTGCTGGACGGCGGCCTGATCGCCGACGAGGGCGACCTGTTCGCGCTGACCGCGGAGCAGTTGAAGGGCTCGGACTTCTTCACCACCAAGTCCGGTGCGCTGTCGGCCAACGCCAAGCGGCTGCTGGACAACCTGGAGGCAGCCCGCACCCGGCCGCTGTGGCGGGTGCTGGTCGCGCTGTCCATCCGGCACGTCGGACCCACCGCCGCGCAGGCGCTGGCCCGCACGTTCGGGGACCTCGACCGGATCGCGGCCGCCGACGAGGAGGAGCTGGCCGCCGTCGAGGGCGTCGGGCCGACCATCGCCGCGTCGGTGGTCGAGTGGTTCTCCGTCGACTGGCACCGCGAGATCGTGGAGAAGTGGCGGGCGGCCGGGGTGCGGTTCCGCGAGGAGATCGTCGACCAGGGGCCGCGGCCGCTGGACGGTGTGACTGTCGTGGTCACCGGCAGTCTGGAGGGCTTCTCCCGCGACGAGGCCTCCGAGGCGATCCAGACCCAGGGCGGCAAGGCGTCCAGTTCGGTGTCGAAGAAGACCGCCTTCGTGGTGGCCGGCGACAACCCCGGTTCGAAGTTCGACAAGGCCCGCGACCTGGGCGTGCCGATCCTCGACGAGGAGGGCTTCCGGGTGCTGCTGGCCGAGGGGCCGGACGCGGCGCGGGAACGAGCCCTGCCTGGACAGCAGGAGTGA
- a CDS encoding PQQ-dependent sugar dehydrogenase encodes MRRVRVLPVRPADGAVTRGAKPLTRGARAAARAVTVAVAGALVAGSVGCTPTSGPGEKNSHRSPAGAGSNGDAAHRPRVAGTVATGLAAPWGLAFLPDRSALVAERDTGRVRRIPGASSAGAGTGGESGRPVEVDRVPGVQSGGEGGLLGLAVAPSFEKQPYVYAYLTTARDNRVVRMRYTGGRLGAPEVLLAGIPSAGVHNGGRMVFGPDGMLYVGTGDASDGDNAQDRRSLGGKILRLTPDGRPAPGNPFENSPVWSYGHRNVQGLAFDPGGRLWASEFGQNTWDELNLIRRGGNYGWPQAEGVAQDRRSLDPVAQWPTSDASPSGLAYADGALWMAGLRGRRLWRIPVRDGHRAGEPQAYLTGTYGRLRTVAVAPDGSLWLSTSNTDGRGAPKPGDDRILRLRLP; translated from the coding sequence ATGCGTCGCGTCAGGGTACTTCCCGTCCGGCCGGCCGACGGGGCCGTCACCAGGGGCGCCAAGCCGCTCACCAGGGGCGCCAGGGCTGCCGCCAGGGCCGTCACCGTGGCCGTCGCGGGTGCGCTGGTCGCCGGCTCCGTCGGCTGTACGCCCACGTCCGGGCCGGGTGAGAAGAACTCCCACCGGTCGCCGGCGGGCGCCGGCTCGAACGGGGACGCCGCGCACCGGCCGCGGGTGGCCGGCACCGTCGCCACCGGGCTGGCCGCGCCGTGGGGGCTCGCGTTCCTGCCCGACCGAAGCGCGCTGGTCGCCGAACGCGACACCGGCCGGGTACGCCGGATCCCCGGCGCCTCCAGTGCCGGCGCCGGCACTGGAGGCGAGAGCGGCCGGCCCGTCGAGGTGGACCGGGTGCCGGGCGTGCAGTCCGGCGGCGAGGGCGGGCTGCTCGGGCTCGCGGTGGCCCCGTCGTTCGAGAAGCAGCCGTACGTCTACGCGTACCTCACCACCGCGAGGGACAACCGGGTCGTGCGGATGCGGTACACCGGCGGGCGGCTCGGCGCCCCCGAGGTGCTCCTGGCCGGCATCCCGTCGGCCGGGGTGCACAACGGCGGGCGGATGGTGTTCGGACCGGACGGCATGCTGTACGTCGGGACCGGCGACGCCAGCGACGGCGACAACGCGCAGGACCGGCGCTCCCTGGGCGGCAAGATCCTCCGGCTGACCCCGGACGGCAGGCCTGCGCCCGGCAACCCGTTCGAGAACTCCCCGGTGTGGAGCTACGGGCACCGCAACGTCCAGGGGCTCGCGTTCGACCCCGGCGGCCGGCTGTGGGCCAGCGAGTTCGGCCAGAACACCTGGGATGAGCTGAACCTCATCCGCAGGGGCGGCAACTACGGCTGGCCGCAGGCGGAGGGCGTCGCGCAGGACCGCAGGTCGCTGGACCCGGTGGCGCAGTGGCCGACCAGTGACGCCTCGCCGTCCGGCCTCGCCTACGCCGACGGCGCGCTGTGGATGGCCGGTCTGCGCGGACGCCGCCTGTGGCGCATCCCGGTGCGGGACGGCCACCGGGCCGGCGAGCCGCAGGCGTACCTCACCGGCACCTACGGCCGGCTGCGCACCGTCGCGGTCGCGCCGGACGGCAGCCTGTGGCTGAGCACCAGCAACACCGACGGACGGGGAGCACCCAAGCCCGGCGACGACCGGATCCTGCGACTGAGGCTTCCATGA